In Candidatus Wallbacteria bacterium, a genomic segment contains:
- a CDS encoding radical SAM protein has protein sequence MDNLKLNYLLSPYLTIELTNACNLKCGMCTLRDKDPLSPRFMEETVFEKILSGIYGSQLTFSDLRLFWAGEPLLHPKFARFIQLLACREAENPKFKLITMDSNALLLSQETASLLVKHGKALKLCLILSLDSLNPETYQKIRKGGDCLTAIGNIRRLLDIKGSAEFPRIAVQMIVMRENFREVRDFIEYWKPEFEKHGQDFNLLVNSSVAEKNGVNLRPLTEQDRPALQDAANHLFTDTLINCGIVGSAAECSVFSQGGGRYDEK, from the coding sequence ATGGATAACCTGAAGCTTAATTATCTGCTGTCTCCGTATCTGACAATCGAACTTACCAATGCCTGTAACCTGAAGTGCGGAATGTGCACACTGCGCGACAAGGACCCTCTTTCTCCCAGGTTTATGGAAGAGACTGTTTTCGAGAAGATACTCAGCGGGATCTATGGCTCTCAGCTCACTTTCTCAGACCTACGCCTTTTCTGGGCAGGAGAACCTCTCCTTCATCCAAAGTTTGCGCGATTCATCCAGCTGCTGGCTTGCCGTGAGGCTGAAAATCCAAAATTCAAGCTGATTACAATGGATTCCAATGCCCTGCTCCTCAGTCAAGAAACCGCCAGCCTGCTGGTGAAACATGGAAAAGCTCTAAAGCTCTGCCTGATACTGTCACTGGATTCCCTGAATCCTGAGACTTACCAGAAAATCAGAAAGGGAGGGGACTGCCTGACTGCCATCGGAAATATTCGTCGCCTTCTGGACATCAAGGGCAGCGCCGAATTTCCCAGGATTGCAGTACAGATGATCGTGATGCGTGAAAACTTCCGTGAAGTTCGGGATTTTATTGAATACTGGAAACCCGAATTTGAAAAACACGGTCAGGATTTCAATCTGTTGGTTAATTCATCGGTAGCCGAGAAAAACGGAGTCAACCTGCGTCCTCTCACTGAACAGGACAGACCTGCACTGCAGGATGCTGCCAATCATCTTTTCACCGACACACTGATTAATTGCGGGATAGTCGGGTCAGCTGCTGAATGCAGTGTTTTTTCGCAGGGTGGAGGCCGGTATGATGAAAAATGA
- a CDS encoding radical SAM protein: MWESEFRDQYILIEVTDFCNLNCVMCSHENIPGPHSRAKGFMSFEQFKKIVDELPEKKVAYGYKLFWLGEPFLNPDFPAMLSYLYSKIRNRPEYIDLHTNAHFLHADNRKLLLQCGDKIPRLTISLDAIRPETYRKIRRGGELKNAMENVNALLAEREQAGLTQPTLIFQFIIMDENREEALEFQNYWKERVISLKKKSGFFQKLAQNIFSERLTDVVWFKRIDVAPERRAWAERIYLETARKFGLKKEKNNEIEVIVSIDNLWDSEMKTSEPAIPVSPATEHNSLPSRPVCSAPFKSPCIMWDGTLTVCCFDPAMQYCLGNLRDKTFTELWHGPLMDKFRLSQIRGEFDKIITADGFPKCLHCTGYDTPRITDEEIRQYLAATGRTDEWNYYLRRRYG, translated from the coding sequence ATGTGGGAAAGCGAATTCAGAGATCAGTATATTCTGATCGAAGTTACAGATTTCTGTAATCTCAATTGCGTGATGTGCTCCCATGAAAACATACCCGGCCCACATTCACGGGCCAAAGGCTTCATGAGTTTCGAACAGTTCAAAAAGATCGTGGACGAACTGCCGGAAAAAAAGGTTGCTTATGGTTACAAGCTTTTCTGGCTGGGAGAGCCTTTCCTGAATCCTGACTTTCCCGCGATGCTTTCTTACTTGTACAGTAAGATCAGGAATCGGCCCGAATATATCGATTTACATACTAACGCTCACTTTCTACATGCCGACAACCGCAAACTGCTGCTTCAATGCGGTGATAAAATTCCCCGCCTCACAATCTCACTTGATGCCATCAGGCCCGAAACCTACCGGAAAATCCGCCGCGGTGGTGAACTCAAGAACGCAATGGAAAACGTGAACGCGCTGCTTGCCGAACGCGAACAGGCGGGACTTACCCAGCCGACTTTGATCTTCCAGTTCATCATCATGGATGAAAACAGGGAAGAAGCTCTGGAATTCCAGAATTACTGGAAAGAGAGGGTCATTTCCCTGAAGAAGAAGAGCGGTTTTTTCCAAAAACTGGCTCAGAATATTTTTTCCGAAAGGCTCACTGATGTAGTCTGGTTCAAACGCATTGATGTGGCACCTGAGCGAAGAGCATGGGCTGAGCGGATTTATCTGGAAACAGCTAGGAAATTCGGTCTGAAAAAAGAAAAGAACAATGAGATTGAAGTGATTGTTTCCATAGACAATCTCTGGGATTCTGAAATGAAAACTTCCGAACCGGCTATTCCGGTCTCACCAGCCACAGAGCACAATTCACTTCCCAGCCGTCCCGTCTGTTCCGCCCCCTTCAAAAGCCCCTGCATCATGTGGGACGGAACACTTACGGTCTGCTGCTTCGACCCTGCCATGCAGTATTGCCTGGGAAACTTGCGGGACAAGACATTCACTGAGCTCTGGCACGGTCCTCTGATGGATAAGTTCAGACTCAGCCAGATCAGGGGAGAATTCGATAAAATTATTACTGCAGATGGATTTCCTAAATGTCTGCACTGCACTGGCTACGACACTCCCAGAATCACCGACGAGGAAATCCGGCAGTATCTTGCAGCAACAGGCAGAACGGACGAATGGAATTATTACCTCCGGCGGCGTTATGGATAA
- a CDS encoding radical SAM protein, with protein sequence MLERVKIKMQEATNRLSARLSGNYYPDSILAVELTNFCNCNCVMCTQSMNAAYGQRKGFMPQATVRKILESVSERNVRIGKLLPFGLGESLLHPAFLEILKEILQFNQGRKHFESIDLHTNAILLDDKIIEVMLNSPATIDTLSFSLDAASDETYGKIRRNRQLNNATENIRRFFRKRNETGLKLPKAHLQFIVMEQNRHEARQFLEQWSDFFNELGIPFQVNYDWNPPMRIDTIFFKRLNPFKNSELASAEALHRDVAKELGLIPPEKHSETGRIIDSQEYIEHERPAARRPCSGPFKYQSIGWDGKLTVCCIDTGRELTIGNVVETPLFSLWEGDKNSSYRLWQIKGEFDKMPKCTICHNLDSPQLSDDEITEFLKRKGHAELIPIFFERIYG encoded by the coding sequence ATGCTTGAGAGGGTAAAAATCAAAATGCAGGAAGCAACTAACCGTCTGAGTGCCAGATTATCCGGTAATTACTACCCTGACTCAATCCTGGCGGTGGAACTTACCAATTTCTGTAACTGCAACTGTGTAATGTGTACACAGTCAATGAATGCAGCCTACGGTCAACGCAAGGGATTTATGCCTCAGGCTACTGTCAGAAAAATTCTGGAGAGTGTAAGTGAGAGAAATGTAAGAATCGGAAAACTCCTGCCTTTTGGACTGGGTGAGTCATTACTGCATCCGGCTTTTCTGGAGATCCTCAAGGAAATCCTGCAGTTCAACCAGGGCCGGAAACACTTTGAAAGCATTGATCTGCATACAAATGCGATCCTGCTGGACGATAAAATTATTGAAGTCATGCTGAACTCCCCTGCTACGATCGATACCCTGAGTTTTTCACTGGATGCGGCCAGCGATGAGACATACGGAAAGATCCGCAGAAACCGTCAGCTCAACAATGCCACGGAAAACATCCGGAGATTTTTCCGTAAACGGAATGAAACCGGTCTGAAACTCCCTAAAGCCCATCTTCAGTTCATAGTGATGGAGCAGAACAGGCATGAAGCCAGGCAGTTTCTAGAACAATGGAGTGATTTCTTCAATGAACTCGGCATCCCGTTTCAAGTGAATTACGACTGGAACCCGCCGATGAGGATTGATACCATTTTTTTCAAAAGGCTCAACCCTTTTAAAAACAGTGAACTGGCTTCCGCAGAGGCTCTCCACAGGGATGTGGCGAAGGAACTGGGACTGATCCCTCCTGAAAAGCACTCTGAGACTGGCCGCATCATCGATTCCCAGGAATATATTGAACATGAGCGCCCGGCTGCACGCAGACCATGTTCCGGACCATTCAAGTACCAGAGCATCGGCTGGGATGGGAAACTCACTGTCTGCTGCATCGATACAGGCAGGGAGCTTACGATTGGAAATGTAGTCGAGACGCCGCTTTTTTCCCTTTGGGAAGGCGATAAAAACAGCTCTTACAGGCTCTGGCAGATCAAGGGAGAATTCGATAAAATGCCTAAATGCACGATCTGCCACAATCTGGATTCCCCTCAGTTATCAGACGACGAGATCACTGAATTCCTGAAAAGAAAAGGACACGCGGAACTGATTCCAATTTTTTTCGAAAGGATCTACGGTTAG